GGAAATGATTTACATAGAAGCGGGATTCAGAAAGAACTTTCTATGGTAAAAGCACAACCTTGGAATTTGATATTTCCTGTATTTTTGCTATTGGGTTTATCGCTCTATTTATTATGGAGAGACGGAACAGGAAAAGGAGCGCGTTCCATATTTGAAGCTTTTTCGAAGGCAGATGCCACGTTTGTTATGTTTTTAGCCGTTTTTGTAACTCTAGTTTTAACTTTTTTATTGTATGTGTTGAGACATCTCTCGTTAAACGAAATCCTGTTTCATTTCTATGATGGAGGGAATCAGATGATGGAAGCCATCAGTTTACTTGTCCTGATCTGGTCTCTAACAATCTCAGCACAAGCCCTTGGATTTTCAGCCTTTATTAGTTCCACACTTGGGGCATTCCTTCCGGCGTTTTTGACCCCGGCAACGATATTCTTACTTGGGGCTGCTGTTGGTTACTTTATTGGCTCATCGTGGGGTACTTGGGGATTGTTTATGCCTTTAGGAGTATCACTAGCAGTCTCTACCGGTGCTTCCATTCCTCTAACGGTTGGTGCTGTATTTGCAAGCGGAGCTTTTGGGGCACTCACATCACCATTGGGTGACACGACCATTACGACAGCTTCCATTCTTGATTTACCGCTTGTGGATTACGCCCGTTTCAAACTAAAGATTGCTGCATTAGGAGCAGGAATTGCGATTGTTTTATATATCGCTGGAGGATTTTTGATCAGATAGATCCCATTAAAAACTTGAGGTATAACAAAATACCGGCCTGCTATCCCAATGGACCTTTTTTGTCCGATCGATAGCACAGCCGGTAATTTAAGAAATGGGGACTATTAAAAGCAACTACATCTCAGAATCAATGTTTTTTCAATTTCTCCCATTGATTTTCAAAATTAGTAAATGGATCTGTTTCTTTTTTTGCTTTTTTACTTTTATTCCATTCTTTATATACAAGATACAGCACATAAGCTGCGCCTGCTCCTATTAGGGCAGGAATATGGTGGAGCACTGAGGAGAGCACGATTAATCCGATCATTACTAATCCTATTTTCCAGCCTAGGGAGTCTGTTTTTAAAAATTGTCTAATAATAAAATAAAGAAGAATTAAGCTAACCAATAACGATACGATCGGCCCCACGCTTTTAAGTAATATCAAGGCAGCCAAGCCCCCTGCTAAAATCAAACCAAATTTTTTCATTTTATTCTCCTCCTAATAATTCAATTCCTAGCCATTCATCACCGTTTTCTTGATTTCATTTTACCTTCTTATCAAACATTTTATAATTGCGCCAGAGCTTGATTTTTCTCTCAGACCTTAGACCTAGTAAAGATGGCCGTATTGGAGATCCATATAGTATCCATTTTCATAACAAACTATAATATATTTTAGGCAGTTAAGCGCCAAAATCTTAATGGTTTAACTAAAAGAAAGTGAGAGAAAAGAATGACGATAACATATGAAGTTCTACCAAATGAAAAAATGGAAGAATGTAGAGATTTATGTAATGAACTCATGATCTTTCAAAAATCAAAGGCTCACTTCAAACCTGAATTATTTGACAGCATGAATTTTGACACCAGAATGGTTCCATCCATGAAAAGTGCTATTTATAATCAAATTGTCGTGGCAAAAGACGATGGTAAAATAATTGCCTATGCTTATTCCAACATTTCGCCCAAAGAAGCGTATTCTAATGATTTTGCTACTTTTTTTGACCAATCTTCAG
Above is a genomic segment from Neobacillus endophyticus containing:
- a CDS encoding Na+/H+ antiporter NhaC family protein — translated: MEHTWFSLLPFLIVIAMSIWLKNILPGLVVGLLAGSILVKSAVLPGIYQAVSYIVTTLSSPSNMKIIGFLYLFGGLVGMMNISGGIKGFSEWIGAKIKTERGLLGLIWFTLPFTFMMPMFRIMMIGPVVKSIAKKMNLPKQKVGLTMDISTESVIVLLPVATAFVGFMLSLVEGSIRKLHTPMSAYHVFLLSILFNFFAISMLCIGIIQTFWRPQKNQDTNQLEHSLVDHEGNDLHRSGIQKELSMVKAQPWNLIFPVFLLLGLSLYLLWRDGTGKGARSIFEAFSKADATFVMFLAVFVTLVLTFLLYVLRHLSLNEILFHFYDGGNQMMEAISLLVLIWSLTISAQALGFSAFISSTLGAFLPAFLTPATIFLLGAAVGYFIGSSWGTWGLFMPLGVSLAVSTGASIPLTVGAVFASGAFGALTSPLGDTTITTASILDLPLVDYARFKLKIAALGAGIAIVLYIAGGFLIR
- a CDS encoding lmo0954 family membrane protein produces the protein MKKFGLILAGGLAALILLKSVGPIVSLLVSLILLYFIIRQFLKTDSLGWKIGLVMIGLIVLSSVLHHIPALIGAGAAYVLYLVYKEWNKSKKAKKETDPFTNFENQWEKLKKH
- a CDS encoding GNAT family N-acetyltransferase; this translates as MTITYEVLPNEKMEECRDLCNELMIFQKSKAHFKPELFDSMNFDTRMVPSMKSAIYNQIVVAKDDGKIIAYAYSNISPKEAYSNDFATFFDQSSVSKKNVGCLSQFFIKEGYRKIGIGSILFELSMKWLHPFDDVEDYFIFVSNGNDDALEFYKRKGFIVSHNILDGFITVLRNK